From Glycine max cultivar Williams 82 chromosome 11, Glycine_max_v4.0, whole genome shotgun sequence, the proteins below share one genomic window:
- the LOC100785082 gene encoding histone H3.3, with amino-acid sequence MARTKQTARKSTGGKAPRKQLATKAARKSAPTTGGVKKPHRYRPGTVALREIRKYQKSTELLIRKLPFQRLVREIAQDFKTDLRFQSHAVLALQEAAEAYLVGLFEDTNLCAIHAKRVTIMPKDIQLARRIRGERA; translated from the exons ATGGCCCGTACGAAGCAAACTGCTCGTAAGTCCACAGGAGGAAAGGCTCCTAGGAAGCAGCTTGCAACCAAG GCTGCACGTAAGTCTGCACCAACTACTGGTGGTGTGAAGAAGCCACATCGTTACCGTCCTGGTACCGTTGCTCTTCG TGAGATTAGGAAATACCAGAAGAGTACCGAGCTTTTGATCAGGAAGCTCCCCTTCCAGAGGCTGGTTCGTGAAATTGCTCAGGACTTCAAG ACTGATCTGCGTTTCCAGAGCCACGCCGTGCTTGCAttgcaagaagctgctgaggCATACCTTGTTGGGCTCTTTGAGGACACTAACCTGTGTGCCATTCACGCTAAGCGGGTAACCATTATGCCCAAGGATATCCAGCTGGCAAGAAGGATTCGCGGTGAACGTGCTTGA